The following DNA comes from Nicotiana sylvestris chromosome 10, ASM39365v2, whole genome shotgun sequence.
ctagcgtattgttgttttgggaaagatcgtaaaatttcactagacggccaactccgatgttctaaataattaatacatacattttgtgagggccccgcaatctatacattttactaggcgaggctcatctcacttattttaaatggacaaatcttaaagcgactacatttttctattaaaattagtctctaaaataaagaaagaaaatcctaattaattatgagtttttttttattatttttttttattttaagaaagcatggcgtactaattgctagattaatacaaatattgatgaaaaggaatttcacttaaaaaatttcgaaattataaataaaataaaaattcgacaactaatattcaaaagaatcaaatatagctaaattaaaactcgcattgttataaaaaaaactattgagattaattattcacaactatttgaaactagatttaacaataattactaaagcttattagaaagtttattaaacttaaatgttcttctaatcttgttcgaactcaaatcatgccttaatgcctaattcacgaaatttagtttaaattcatgccttagctaaatttagctacttgtttcacgattaacctactgttgataatcttaaaaccttcataactagtgaattaacccatttTTGCCAACCctattcattaaagactaacttatgttattttctcttattccaattattattcagtaatacataaaatagcctaaatacaatctataaaaggaacaaagaaaaagcgaaattaacacttcaaaattccattcttcatatgtattcatgcttccacattattaacttgcaatagctagtattacagtcgtgtacctaatattggaagcaaaagaaaagggagatcagcagaaattcagtagcatacaacaacagcaacacccagcaaccagtaaccagcaacgagaaaccagtgacagattttgaaatcaagataaaaatccagaaacaccgacaacaatcaacggacagaagccaagggaatcttttcagatttaaaagactaattaattgttcaacccttaatttctgaatcagtatatcagaatatttaaattgtatactactcttttaatttccagaatgtttttatttgtattttttgaagtttttatattttcggaatttttctctctcttcaatatttagctctctctttttatctctcccttcttttttttaaatatgtCCAAGTCCCCTCTATTTATTaccatctttcagcattttttaaacataaaactcactatcttcccactcatcccccttttaatcccactacctaatgttttgtcctccactacattaaacaaatacctcattatatcttgtccctcatgcttatattaaacGATTGTATTATTctccaccattatatcttgtccccccattattgattattttaatattatcttaatcttaatggacagaacactcaaaataaataattgttcagaattttaattccaaaaataaccCTCTGGCCTTACAGAAATTACCATTTTGACCCTGAAAACATTATAATTTACCAATCTATcccgtcagctataacaagttcaactaatcaattctaaccaaaatatagcagctataaccaattcctaatcagattttatgaacaaactcaaactatatgatgaacaataaagaaacaactggaattattttgattgaacaatctttaaacatcaaatctactttcagattcaacaacaataacaaataagTATGTTCAAatcatgagctcaaattcaaattaaactttaaacaaaataaataaacagattcaaactctaaactcaaataatcaattgatcttcaaattaaatccaacaaagatacatgattcaaaactaaatcaaaaaattaaaaaccagaACATAAACTCaataaatcactgaattaaaaacggacttcaaacaaaatgaacacgaattaaatctatattaaacaacaaacatgacagattcaaatgatttaaactaacactctatattaaaattaaatccctttaaattaataaaacaaattgaaaaataattaattgaatcttcaacttaaatctaacaacattataattaaactaacaatttctatctaaaaataaataagaaaaatgaaacaaactgaagaaataatcaaagtgaaaataacgaacaagaaaagaatcaaacttatactaatttcaaatctgaaaatatcaaacaaaaatacggaAGAAATAAGGGATAGAACAACtgaccgtaaatgaccaacgacgaactcgaacgaatTTAAACGAAACCAATGAAACCttgacataaacggacttgaagacgacgaagcaATAGCTGCGATGGCAGCCATggtaaaagaaaagaagatgaaggagcagcagCAGTGAAGGAGCAACAGTAGCGACGAGGTGGAGCTGGGTTTcgatgaagaagaagcagcaacgtCCATGGCGACGTGAAGCTGGCAGTAGCAGCACGATGGAGCagcagtgacgcagcagtgaagGATGAAGAACGTAACAGCAGTAGTGtcggagaagaagaaggagacgCGCAGCAAGGAGCTTGACGAGCTCGTTAATGGCGGAGCTTGGCAGGGTGGTCGATGGACTGCTGTGGTTGGGCGAGTGAGTTGGtgttcagaagaagaagaagaaggagggcagTCCATGGACGAGCTTGAGCTCGAGGGTGGTCGTTCATGGCGAAGCTTCGAGGGTGGTCGTCCATGGAGAAGCTTCGAGGGGGGTCATCCATGCTTCGTATGTTTGATGTGTGTGTgctgtgtatgtgtgtgtatgtggacgtgtgtgtgtgagtgtgacggtgtgagggggaagggctggagGGGTTGGTCATTGGGCTaggggaagggcagccatgggagagGATTTGGaggtttgaagaagaagaaggtaagaGAGGGGGCGGATGGGAGTTTTCAACAGTGaaatttttttagggttttgttttttgaaatgaaagataggaaaatggggtgttgggtctttggggttatggactgggtcgacccggtttggaatGGACCGAGTCGTAGaggaaggttgggtatatttggacctgtggttcaaaattgaagaagaggcctaattccgattttcttttatatttttttccctcttttcttttacttcctaattaataaaactaaaattctaaattaacttataaactaaaataacttataaaaaatactaattaattccaaataactattatcgcacatttaaatagaaattaacaataaaatcgcacaatttagacgttaaatgctaaaaatgcaacgtacattattttttatgattttctcatttttgtaaaacaaacttaaataaatactaaatgaaaatgcgacatattttatatttttattaatttaaacaaataaacatgcacatacaaaaatacaaataattatacaaaaatacaaacattgcacacaaaggaaaattgttttattttgaatttttgggagtgattctcatatagggcgaaaatcacgtgctcacacctagttccttgaatagttgcagaacttctattctctagctttgTAACTCGTTCATGGCTTCCATTCTGAACGTTATGAAATCAGTGCgtaatcaatatagacttgggtttgatgcccatgAATCTCAGTCTAgattactcagcatgtcataaacagttgaaatttcaattttcataatCAGTTCATGAATACATGTCTTAGTCTAGCACTATTCAGCATtcaagtatcatgtaactcagtatgGTTCAGTATTTGAACATCATGTATTTCattatgattctcagttcctgaatgTTGAATACTTGTATTTGGGTCTGAGCACGTAGTTTATATGTTTTATGCATACTTTGGCCTGAgcccgtagtttatgctttatgcatgtttgggcccgaggccgtagtTTATACTTTATGtatttttgggcctgaggccgtagttatgtatacgtatacttgggcctgaggtcgtagcttgtgcacatatatattgggcctgaggctgtagcttattcagataaacaggttgtttctcattcagaagagggagtattcatatccttacttcctttgttcggttcaattatcagttatcatttcatttaccagttatcaattatcagtaatcatttcagtttcagtttcaatagctatcatttcagttatcaattatcaattctcagttatcatcttagtttcagtttcagcatttataattctttctttcagttgctttacataccagtgcaattcaaatgtactgacgtcctgTCGCGCCCCAAAAACCGGGGGGCGCGACCGGTGCCCGACCAGGTAACCCCAGCCaggcggacctgggtgcctttcctattccacgtgataccgcgcatttccattacccattaaccaagtgaaatagtcATTTATAATTTAAACACATtattacgagatttacataacatacatagttacttaacGTGGTTTACAAGTtgtactgcccaaaatacataagtacatagcccacatttcctgtctacggagcctctagagatacaaaagagtgttacagTACTTGCCGATAACAAGGCTCCGGATATACCTTACGCAAAAACCAAAATAAAATTTCCGGGaggaaaagcggcatgagccacgcagggccccgagaggaaaggggctcaccaattcagctgacgggaggtgaaggagtgctactgtcggtgggctggagtacctgttttggaaccacctacaatcataacacgaatgtagcatccccgacaaaagggacgtccgtacatttgaattatactggtatgtatgaacaaactttaccccaagtaaaatcaagaaatgcACAGATAACAACAGTAATAGAATAAACAAttaaatgcacatgaaaggaacaaccaaagccaaccaaactccacaatctctccttttccccctCCAACATtttttcatcacatcaatggtttcacaactttcacatattttcatttcagtagtgatttcgatcacttttccacccttattacctcgaccacccttattacctcggccacccttatcaccacaacccacaccttattacctcggccatccttattacctcggccaccttTATCACCACAACCTACACCTaataacttcgtgttgcggcacgcaacccgatcccaccggacaattacAATTTCATACAACAACAGCAGTTCACAGTTAAATCACATGGCTTCAGGCCATCCAGAATATCAtttcacaacaacaacaattcacaagaattttcataaacatcaataccaattCCATCATATACAACAACCCGTATATAATTCAAGTTACAACGATAGTTTCCTACAACAAGTCACGGATGATATTATCATCGTTGTTTCAATTTCATCAATTACGATTTTcccatcatttgttacacaactcttaccacataaacacactcatacacacacacacacacacttggtttgtttccatttacttacaccattatatcgggagacttaaccaacaacgttcaaggcatattaatcacaagaattcgCAGATAGTCCACGtaagtaacacataccaattactcgtacaccaaacagggtgactttacaaaggttaaagttagccttacatacctggaattgaattccctttttcTCGCTTCTATTTTCAATTCACCAACTACCTAGTACCgtcaatctagttcacaagttaacaaatataacttagaattgaagttcacaaactcaACCCGAACTTACTTAGGTTATCCACCCCTCTTTTGAAAATCTTTAGTTCTACCTaattcctcttactagattctaggttttaaaggacatgcatATGTATATCAACTTCCATTTTAAAGAATTAACGCATGAGAATCCCCCTTTTTGTCTAAATCTGGAAACAATGAAAAAGGGTTGGGGATTTTACCTGCAAGAACGGAGatgaagacaattacttgaaattccccggcccgagtgactttgaagaatcaaattgatgaaggtaggactttatctctcaagaattctctcttccctctctctagttttgttcagaaaatatgttaaaatgaggggttggggtgttttattgaagaaggggtccagtttaaaatttagaaaaataggagcccgagttaggtatgcgatcgcactttgcgatcgcagagtggaaatgaggtccgcagaatggaccgcaaaagtgctcccaaaatctgaacacactgcctgggtatgcggcagaaatgcggtccgcatacccattatgcggtcgcatagtgcaccgcagaactgcccctcacaaaatcccaagggaaatatgcgacgactatgcggtccgcatacccgttatgcgatcgcatattggTCTGCATGTTTAACCTCCAATTCGACCAACACACTTAcactttgcggcgattatgcggtccgcatatctgtTATGCAACCGCATTCTAGACCGCAGAATTGCATTTTCTGGAAAacagtatttcttgactttttataacATAAATCAATACCAAAAAGGTCCGAACCGCGGAGAGCTTGAATTTTACACATTCCTAACATATATTCGGGACTTGGCACCACGAGCTACTAGGTTTTGAGTACaagttttcacggggccttacatcctcccccacttaaaatcattcgtcctcgaatgaggattttGTAAATCGGTTGGTTTGAAAACATGATATGCAAACTcccaatttttttgaaaaaaattttgccagagtttcctttgtaattagACTTATCTACGATCAAAGAGCCCCCAAAACACTATTTCCAAGCACCATTACGCTATCCCTATCATCCCTACAACTGGTATACAATTCATTACCTCAACACCTGCACATAATTTGGTCACTTCAATGAGTTCCATAAAATTCAACCACTTCAATACACTATACGTACTCCAATTAATCATTACCAATCTACACTGCCTTTAATCATTCACTTATCACATGAGTTCTTGAAAAACTTTCATTTACCAAAAAGGGGCTTGTGCATGACTCAAATAATTACGACACATACAATTATTGCACAACTTGAGGAGTTACAATAGTAAAGCATTTAGGGAAAAATATGGGGTGTCTTCGCGCCATATTGAACACAACATCAGTTCACTTAGAGACAAGAGTTCGCACGATCACTACTAGACTTGTTCAAACAGATGgggatatttttctttcatttcacgTTCCGCTTCCCATGTGGCTTCCTCGACTTGTTGACTTCGCCATAGCACTTTAACTGAAGAAACTTCCTTGTTTCTCAATttgcggacttgcctatcaagaatagcgaccggaatttcttcatatgataactCTTCATTGACCTTGATAGCCTCGATAGGCACGATGGTGGATGGGTCTCCAACCACTTTctttaacatagacacatggaacaaCGGGTGCACTAATGACATTTCCGGGGGCAATTCCAGTCTATAAGCCACCTGTCCTATCCTTTGAATGACCTGATACAGGCCGACATATCTAGGAGTCAACTtttctttcttcccaaatcgcatgacTCCCTTCATAGGAGATACCCTTAAGAACACCCAATCATCTACTTGGAATTCCAATTTTCTTCGACGAATGTACGCATAAGATTTCTGGCGACTCTGAGCAGCTTTCATCCTTTCCGGAATGATCTTAACTTTTTCCATAGCCTGGTGCACGAGATCTAGCCCTAAAtcacttcgaaccatccaatcggagacctacatctcctcccgtacaatgcctcaaatggggCCATTTGAATGCTAACATgaaagctgttattgtaagcaaattctataagtggcaagtgatcatcccaattacctttgAAATCCAAGACACAAGCCCGTAACATatcttcaagcgtctgaatagtccgctccgcTTGACTATCAGTCTGCGGATGGAAAGCcgtgctgagattcacctgagtacccaaaccttgctgaaatttcttccaaaaattagctGTGAACTAGGCCCCTCGATCTGAGATAATAGAAAGTGGAGTGCCATGATGCCTTACTATTTCATTGATATACAATTGAGCATATTGTTCTGCAGTATCTGTGGACTTGACTGGCAAGAAGTGAGCTGATTTGGTGAGTCGATCCactattacccaaattgagtcgaacttgcacTGAGTGCGAGGTAACCCTACCacgaaatccatgttgatcatctctcGTTTCCACATTGGTATTTCCATAAACTGGGTTAACCCACCGG
Coding sequences within:
- the LOC138878964 gene encoding uncharacterized protein, whose protein sequence is MVRSDLGLDLVHQAMEKVKIIPERMKAAQSRQKSYAYIRRRKLEFQVDDWVFLRVSPMKGVMRFGKKEKLTPRYVGLYQVIQRIGQVAYRLELPPEMSLVHPLFHVSMLKKVVGDPSTIVPIEAIKVNEELSYEEIPVAILDRQVRKLRNKEVSSVKVLWRSQQVEEATWEAEREMKEKYPHLFEQV